A single region of the Raphanus sativus cultivar WK10039 chromosome 1, ASM80110v3, whole genome shotgun sequence genome encodes:
- the LOC108845604 gene encoding NAC domain-containing protein 35, whose amino-acid sequence MYEYNDMYEYNDEDGGIQFQPYGDELINKYLIPKLEGKPRREITMKDVYSKEPWLLDHPMGSFFKKNEWYYLVTRTQLSQKKIGCGKKAKRKITRDNDSGFWRANAKEDIPDKETNMVIGEKQTLAFVKSKVNNKKQKKGDGTSCDVVVPGSESSWIMTEYMLPEIADKFRELVICKIHVIENSDKKKDHDDRHEASTSS is encoded by the coding sequence ATGTATGAATACAACGACATGTATGAATACAACGACGAAGATGGAGGGATTCAGTTTCAACCCTACGGCGACGAACTCATCAACAAATATTTAATCCCCAAATTGGAAGGTAAACCCCGTAGAGAGATCACTATGAAGGATGTTTACTCAAAGGAGCCATGGTTGCTGGACCATCCCATGGGTTCGTTTTTCAAGAAGAATGAGTGGTACTACCTTGTGACAAGGACTCAACTCTCTCAGAAGAAAATTGGTTGTGGTAAGAAAGCGAAACGGAAGATTACCCGAGACAATGATAGTGGGTTTTGGAGGGCTAATgcgaaagaagatatcccagaCAAGGAAACAAACATGGTCATTGGTGAAAAGCAAACCTTAGCTTTTGTTAAAAGCAAAGTAAATaacaagaagcagaagaagggAGACGGTACTTCTTGTGATGTTGTTGTACCAGGTAGCGAAAGTAGCTGGATTATGACAGAATATATGCTTCCGGAAATAGCAGATAAGTTTCGAGAACTGGTCATATGCAAGATTCATGTGATCGAGAATTCCGATAAGAAGAAGGATCATGATGATCGTCATGAAGCTTCTACTTCTAGTTAG